The DNA sequence TGGAATGCCCTATCCACTGTCTCTCTTTTATGGCTCACTGACCCCAACTCCTACATTCCTTCCTTTAATGCCTCTTTGAACCTCTAGTAGTTAATTTACTGGTAAAGGTAGGATTTGCTGATGTACACAAGAGCAGCAGCTGTTATGTACTGCTATGTTATGTTTTTAAACCTGTAAGTGGTTCTATAATTGGTGTTAAATATGCTAGAGGCTGAATTGGTAACACTAAAGCAGTACAGGCCATAACTCCAGTCCTGATTTAAAGCTGCTTTAAAATGTTTATGCCATCCAAACAAAGGAACCTTAGATAAATACTTTGTTGCCATTGTATCAGTGGATTTACAGCGCACACCTTCCTGCTTGAATGGCAGCAGACCTGAAAGTGCAAGAAATAAGAAAGGTGAACCAAGCAGGAGGTAATGGTGAGCAAGCCAAACGGCAAAATACTGGGAAAAgattatgatactggatttataccccacccttcactctgaatctgtcTCAGAggaatttacaatctccttgacctttctcccccacagcagacaccctgtgaggtgggtggggctgaaagctctcatggaagctgccctttcaaggacagttctgtgagctttggctgacccaaggccattccaggagctgcacaatGGTTCTCTAACTACCAGTGACCTTGTGACATTGCTCTGCACTTCCTCTGTATGCATGGAAATGAAGGAAGTGAGATAACCTCGTTCCTCTACGCAAGCTGGTCCTTCTACCAGGCAGTGGTATTGGGGGTTTGCAGCTCAGCTGAGCATGCTGATCCCAAGGGTTAAAGACTGCTTATGTAGAGAATGTAAGGCTCCACAACCTATATCTGATACAAGCAGCAGAAATCCTATGCCAGATGCTGGAATGACTGTCTAAATTTTCTGTGTTGTGGCTACATATTCTTGCTTTCCATTTTAGCTAATGTATGTTATGTTTTTGTAGAGATGGGAAGTACAAAATTGAAGTCTTGGGCAAAATACTCTAAAGCTATAGCTGAAGGGCACTTTCCCCTcagtaaaaacattaaaaatgttaCTGAATGAAGCATCTTATACAAAAgcccattttatatatttaaaaaagccATGCACGTGCTCAATAATAGTACTGATAGGTGTGTTTTATATAAGGGGTAGATTTTTCTGGAATGATCCTACATTGCGgttggatttttaaaataggAAATTCAGCAAAACTACCACATTAAGTTGCTAATTGTGCATTCTGTCTTGACTACTTTGTCTGGGCAAGACTGTCATAACTTATTACTGCGATCTCTCTTCCTTCCACTTACCCTTGAGTGGCACTGACAGACGGCAGTAAAAATTGTTCCAGCAACATAGTAGCCTTACCCCTCAGTTATCAATTCAGGATGTGTGGCGGGGAAGGGGGTTATATCTAGGCCCAAAGCCAatcctttttaatttttaaattcccAGTTGGAATTTCCTAGTGCAGTAGAAAAGTACCAGAAAATTGTTTGGAATGCAATAATTCATCACTTTGGCCTATTTTGCTTACCCAGTAGAGGTACTGGCATGATAGTCAAAAAGAGTGTATTCATGCTGAATTTTGGGGGTTAGAAAGCTTTATATTCTGCAAAGATGATCTTAAACCTAATCTGTATTTCAAATTTGTAATGTGCCCCATAAACAAaattgtggcattcactgcccAAGTACACAGTGATGGGCACAAGTTCTAAAAGATTTATGGGGGGAggcctatcaatggctattaaccaGAGTGACTAAAGAGAACTGCCTCAGTCACAATAAGCATCTGAATACCTGTGCTAAGAGGCAGCATCAAGAGAAGGCCATAATGGCTTCTATGTCCTGTAGAATGGCCTGCCAGAACACTTGCTTGGCTACTGcgaaaaaggatgctggactagatggaccactggcctgatccagcaaggcaattCTTGTAACTCTTACCAATGCACCTCAtcgttcaatcacacaggaataCAAAGACCTAGCCAAACTAGATGGATAGTTGCGGCTAAGAGGGAGAGAGATATGGGAGTTTGTCCTCACAGAGGGGAACACAGGGTAGGGACTGATTGGTGACAGTTACAAAGAAGAGTTCTCTAACCTCACAAAAGGGTGGGAGTTGGGATACCTACACAATAGCATAGACATGCACTCTTGGTAACTCATTAGGGAGGCATGGGAGGATGACTGATATGAGTTCCAGTGACCATACAAGCTCAGAGTTGTGTATAATTTAGCTGGTCCCAATAAAAGGTACTATTTCACATTTGAGTGCTGCTTAGGGGacagattcagcagaagcacagctcctgaacctccagcgcccctccttcctctccactCAGCCAGGGGTCTGCAAGCAGTGGGGAGAAATCTCCCTGCTGTGCACAGATCCTGCAGCCAGATTCTGTTCTTGGGTGGTTTAGCCGCCCTCCAACAGAAGCCTCCAACCATGGGTCTGCGTGAAGCAGGGAGAAatgctccctgctgcacacatCCCATGGCCAGCTTCTGTTTTCCAGTTTCAGCCACTTGACGTCTATGTGCAACAGGGAGAAAATCTCCCTGctacacacagatcctggggccagcttctgTTGCTGGGTGGTTTTAGCCACCCAGCAACAACAGCTTCCTGCTAGGGTTCCTTCTCTCTTCCTgtttccatcttctctttcccctccctctcttcatccCTTCTCCATCTGTTCTttcaccttccctccctttccccttcctccctccattccttccttctctcttcatccatccttcttttctccccttttttgtttcattgtttccccgctgccccccttcctctctattccttttttccttccttcttctctctccccatccatTTTCTTTATCATATCTTACAACTTTCTTTTTTATTctctcattaacataactcatttacatatgccacaccccctgatatcaggGGGTGGAGCttctgcaccttttccccctacaaaacaacccctggtgctGCTAACAACTTATTTCTACATTTATGATACTTGAACTCAGCCAATAAAGAACATGACATATGGATGATAAGGCTTTCATTAGTCACAGCTCTATACACAACAGATTTGCTCAAGACTCACCATATCCCAAAGAATCTTCCTGTAAAGAATTATTTTTTGTAATATCCAGACTGATGAATTCTAGTGAATTCAAAATCTTGCACCTTGTCATGTGTTATTTGGTTAAGTCTAATAAAAGTTTGAATTTTACAGTGGGGTCAATGCAGCTGCTAACTACATTTTCCTTCCTAAATAAACCTTATGAGCAATTTAGACTACTATGCAGCCACAACCACAAAAATACTAAACAAGGAAAAGGTCAAAATAAATGCTGAGCTTGATGCCTAAAGGAagcattgactctcaaaagctcctaCCCAAAAAAGTTGGTCACTACAGTGTTACTGgagtcaaatctagctgttctagtgcaagcaaaccaacatggctgcaccCTGAAAAAGCAGATATCCTTTCCCTTGAGACTGGTACCTCATACTTACAACTAAAATGCTTCTTTGCAGTATTCCCCTCCACTGGAAAGTCATCTTCTTTGTCCTCCTAGGACTAGTCAAATGAACAATACTTCAAGAAAGGGGAAATAATTCCAGTTTATTGTAAACAATTCATATTCAAAATGAAAACTCTTGAAGATGGCATAACAGCAATCAAAACAGTACAAACTGCTTTGTTAACAAGTTATTCCAAAATTATTTCAAATGCCTAGAAATATTTGGCTCAATATTCCCCTGCCCCACTGACATTCAGATCTACCTGACATGAACATATGCCTGGTAAGATGTGGGCTCCTTAATAGTTGCAAATATTAAATGCTGCTTCTTGAATACCCCTCaatcaaaaaaacccaaagtggACATTGTGCAAGATAAGGGTTAGTAAAAATATTTATACAAGGCAACAATGCATATGATTGTAAAACAAATTAGTATTTCACATTTATTTAATACAGGGAACACACAATTTTGTTTTCTGAGTGCATGTTCATTATGAAGCTAGAATAAGTTATGACAGCATGTTAAAATTTAAAAGCTAGTGACTTATCCCGCTTGTAAGAGAAATAGAAATATAGCAAGTGAAGAGGTGGAGAGTATGTGTTAGTATCAAGGCTCATGTGCAGAAGTGCTTCACTAAAGTTCTGCAAAACAATGACATGTCATTTGAGCAGATTTAGGGAACTGTCCAGCTGCACTAACTGTAGTGTTAACAGCCAGATGCTAAAAAGGACACCAAGGTTATCTATTTGCAATCAAAGTTGTCATATTTGTTCATAAGTGGAGAGCATGCATGTAGCCCTGTAAAATATACAAAATAGATACATGAAAAATTACCAAACAGTTCCAAAAATTGAACTAGGAGAAGTGCTCTTAAACATACATGTATCTGACCATTGTCTTATTTCACTTTGTTTGCTTTGCAAAGATAAAGTAAAGCAAAGAGAACGTTTCAATCCAGAAAACCCAGCATCCCTAATGCAAGGCAAGCCCTGGTTTAAAAACCAGCCCACCCTAGTCCTAGAACAAATTTAGACattacagaacaaagttggattcCAGAAATTAACAGACTCCACATTTACTGccattctcaccatcattctccaattccaacatgtttattgccttttgctgttttcccatgcAACTTATACTATCCAGATCATACTGTTatcctttcaatttgttaatttcactattttgccattggattctaactttgtactattttgcaggCTTAACCattacccacaagctatatgtagcactgctaactgtaccccatttcattgtctgattaagtatgcttttagcacatgaaaacttatattctcaataaaactttgttggtcttaaaggtgctgctggactccaactttgttctattgcttcagaccaacacggctgcccacctaaaTTTAGACGCTGCACAACATACATTCAAAATTCAACTTAAaaacagtgggttggatccagtggtcTCCCCCTCCACTTAGGAGATTGATATTTACCAGATGGGAACCTCTGGATCCAATCTATTGCATACAATTTCAGGACAACACATAAAAATGATCCATAACTCAGCTAAGCTAGAGCACTTAACTGATTTGATGAGACTTGGATCCAGCAACTATGTCATAGTTtaccaatgtgggctggtggtaGTTATGGGGAAAAGCCCATCAGTATTAAGTATAGGTTGCTCCTCTGACTTCAGAGGGTTAAGCACATAACTACTTCCTTGTTGAAGTCAAATTGTTTTAGCCTGCAGTCCTATGCACATTCCTATTGAATCTAGTGGAAGTTTCAGAAAAACATGCATGGGAACAAGCTATTAAAGGTGCTTACTTTTGACCAAACCATGTGCTATGGTTTTAAATATTTCAAATCAAATTGTAACAATTATGATTGGACTATTGAATCTAGTGGAAGTTTCAGAAAAACATGCATGGGAACAAGCTATTAAAGGTGCTTACTTTTGACCAAACCATGTGCTATGGTTTTAAATATTTCAAATCAAATTGTAACAATTATGATTGGACTATTAATTGCACTAAAATAATTTAACCCACATACAAAAATCAGTTTAAAGTGCCCCCCAAATCCTTGGCTTCAGAACTGTGTAACAACCCCTTATTATAAATTTGTGGAATTTGTCAGTTTCATCTAGGTATCTATAAATATTGCTGCTACAGTATGCATATGCACGCAACATGCTTTTTTCGATTGTAACTGCAAGCATGGTACAATGCATGTTTAACTAGGAAATTTCTGTTAACTTAATAACATTCAATGTATGCATGAGGTAAATGTGTGTACAAAtgtaaaaagctaacaaaatagGTTCCAAAAACCTTCagtttctttaaaacattttttcaaTCACATTGAGTTTCTCTTAAAAATCACTAATGTGCAAATTCTGCCCTGCTAAAATTAGTAGACAACCTTGAAAATATTCATTTTATGTATAAACAGCAGCTTGGATTCTACCATGTTAGATTCTAATGGTGGGTCTTCCAGCTAAGAGTTTGTAAAAACTGAGACTCCAAAAAAAACTTCTGAAGCAACAACAACTCACTGTGGATGGGTGAGGGGAAGGAGAGTGAAGCTTCTCACAGTATTAAAGGGCTGAAGCCTGCTTGGGACTAGATTACTTAAGAGTGCAGGTAGGACTCATGAGTTTCAGCAGTCTCCTATTTCAAAACTCCCTGCCTATGGAAAAACAGTGTAACAGGCAGGTTAAATTACAAACCGTCTGTCTGACATGGCAGATTCCCCTATGCAGGGAGTCTTGGAAATGGCCATGTATTCAAACTATAGTGCAAGAGCTGTGAGCcccatttttttctgaaaataCAAGTTTGTCACACATCATTAACCTTGGGGGAGCACACTAAATACGACCAACAACATGCCCATGGTAAAAAATGTTAATTTGGGTAAGGGCAGAAAGAGAACATGGAGCCTACATTCTTTCTCCCCACATGAGATTGCTGCAGCCATATGGCTTCAAGTTCCCTCTGTCAAAGCAGATACTGGAGAACACACTTCATTTTTCCAGCTGGAAAAATCATTGGGATGGCCGTGTCTGAAGAAGTACTGATGAAATTGATGAAGCTAAGTGGACTATTTAAAACATATTGAAGCTGTGTTTCACAACGTGGTCAGTTCCTACAGCAGTAGCCATGTTTCCTTCAGAGACAAATTAAGAATCATTTGTATGAGATATTTTTTTCCACAAtaaagtttttaaattgttgAGTATTAAGGAATGCTCCATCTCCATCTGGTTAGCCGAGACTTTCAGGGCAATGCAAGAGTACAGTTGTTTCTCTAGCTCCTCATGTATTTCCAAAGGAGCCCCACGAAGCAAGTAGTCCTTAAGTAAATGGCACACCTTTGCTAAATTTGGCTGAATTATTTCTGTGGTACATTTCATTTTACTTTGGTCACACACAGTCCTACAGTCTGATCCATACACACAATCCAAGTCAGACTCACAGTGACGATCTTTAATCAGTTCTTTCAAGTTCATTTCTGGCACTATTTTTCTCATATCCACCATTTTCAAGTCATATTTGTCATTATAACCCAAGTTTTTGGCACTCGTATCACACATAAGAAAATTCCCATATGGTCCATGGAAAATGTCTTCCACAAATTCTAGAAGCCCTATGGCTATTTTTGCCTTTCTTGGCCATGATGGAGTAAACCACTGGTCTATGTTTCTTCTGAAACCAGAGGGAATGAAAAGTTCTATGATCCATGGAAGGCTTATTCCAAAGAGAGAGGTATATTCAACTTTTTCCATCACATAAAGATCCCCACAGAAGCCCAATAATTTGGGGGTATGTTCTTTATCCTGAAGTATTACCATTAGCAGAAATTCATTTAACTGAAGTAGGGCCCAGGCTGACTTTGCTTCCGGCAAGGAAACTCTGCCATCTTTGTTTCCATCAGCAACAGACAAGATGAGATTAACCAAATCGGGAAGGTTTCCCTGCTCACCTAGTTTTGCCTAGAAAGAAACCATGTATACATAGTCAAATATCAtatgcatttctttctttcaacAATTAAACAGTTGCTTGATACTAACACTGACCTTTACATAACTGAGAATCACTGGAAGAAATTAATAAAATCTTGACATAAGCCTTAGTCAATGATAGGATAGCAAGAGTTTATTCTGTGTATCTGAAGTTTCTCAGGTGAATTATTTAGGGCCATTTTACACATTGCCTTTTCTAACACTATTTAACAGGTATATATAAAAAAGCACATTTTGTAATATTCTGATTATTTGACCAAGGATTAAGCTACTTTATGCTGTGGTGTTATTCAAACATTTCAAGTATTTAAACACAAAGACAGGTCAGGAAAAAAATGTAATGAATTAACCATTAGAATAGTATGAATGACAGCAGCATATTAAAAGTCATACCATAATTCCCTGATCTCAGTAGTGAGAGAAAATAAGCCGTTTAAGTACAGTTTGTTCTCAGTTCCATGAAATGTCAGTTACACAACTATTCAATGATATGCAGTTTGTACATGCagtattaagatttttaaaaaggaaatgttttATGAGAATGTTCTAAAGCTCTAGTTGCACATACTGCTTCAAGAACTTCTGGCTTAAGGGAATGCCACAAAATGATGCCAGAGAAATCAGgccagaattttctgtaaataaagGTAACTTTACTGGGTATAAACATGTTCAGGCCACCAGATGAGTAGAGTGTTAGTTGTGTGACAGGACACTATAAATAACACTCATGCCCCAAGATCCTACCTTATTTTCTCCTATGTCACTTTCCCTGCTTACAAAAGAAGTAACACACAGGCCATATACCTCAGCATTACAGTCAAGCCCCTTAAGCTGTTTCCCactttccttcctgctctcctttctGAACCTATTTGCTTTGTAATTTTAGCAGGATGATACTGGGCTAAATGTGCTTAGCAGCACAACATACCATCTAGCTATGCAGACTTCCCAGCGGTTGCATTCAGAAGTCATGATAAACTATGGCTTATAAACCATAGATTGCTCAAACCCTGGTTAGATAGTCAAATTATTGTGAAATGCAGATGGTACAACAATTTTGGGTTTGCTGGTCAGCAAGATTTCAAAAACAGGGCCTTGTACTTAGTTTGGTAGTAATGTTTTGTACAAAGTGTGGTTGTTGTAATCAAAGGCCAGAGTCTACTGAGTAGCACTGTCCCCAAGATCACCTTGGCAGCTGAAAGATTATATCTTCCCTGCTGGAAGGAAACCTAGAAGTCGTTATTTACATCTGGTAGACCAACCAGAATTTGTTGCACCAATCACAGTTTAAAACATGGCTTACCGTGATATAGCAATGCAGTCAGTGTGTTCTGTACTAATTTAGAAGTTTTTTCTTAGACATATGTCCAGTTAGCCATTTAGAAGTGAAAACTTTTTAAATACAATTTGCAGTATATGGTCACTCCATAACACAGGTAATTTTAACATCACATAGTAAACAACGGAAACCAGGGCATCACCATATTACTGAGCCTAAAAGTCCATCACCATAAGGGACATGTGGGAAATATACCTTAAAAAGCCCATAGACCATCTCTTTGAATTTCTGAACTGTCGTTCCTCTAGTTGGTTTATCAAATAGTACGGTTTCCTTCCTTGGTTCCAGTTCAGTTCTGAGATTAATGTGAGCAATTTCTTCCATCTGGCATTTTATAACACCTTGTAGATTACCCCAGACTCCCAGGTACATCTGAACAAGACAGAGGGAACAAAAAGAAAATCCTAGGAGATTCTAGGAGACAATCCTGTTTGACAACAAAAAACTATTTCTCATTACAACCGCAATATTTAGCTGATTAAATGATTTTACAGTTGGTGAAAAACCTTCTGAGTGATGAAATAGGTGCTTTGATCAGCTGGCAGCAGATATGAAAAAAGAATTTCACTTAGTTTTTAATAAAGCACCTACAAAATGCTGGGGGTGGCATCTGATGCCATTCTCGAACAGGAATGCTCCCTTTTATCATATGTAGAAAACTACCTGCTGGGATACGTGCACACAAAAAAATAatgtcatttttttcttcttcagaagTGTTGTTCGCATATGCAGAGATGTAGGATTGAATTTTTTCACAAAATTTACCTTCAAAATATTGTTTCATAAAACTGATAGCAATGACTGGATGCTATTATACCAAGACAGTATTAGCTAAACTCGGCAGTTTCAAAGTTACAATTAACTTTTAAAAGATGACTATCCCTAGCAATTATGAGAAAGAgtatgttttattgatttgtaaattaaaaacaaatcaagtTATGAACTCACTAAATTGGGTGGTGCAAATCAAATAAAAACCAAAGCTGAGATTCTTACACCATATCCATAGCATAATTCTTAAATGATCCAGCAATTACTTAGCAGGATCATACTTACATCAACAGACAGTACACACAGTAGTATACTCCACAGTCCCTATTCCTTTTTCCTTCTGAGGCATTTCATTACAGTATACCTCTATTACCTGTGTTAAAAAGCCCTCCTgattaattcagttttgcatagtttgtgagAAGCCAGGAGAATAGGAACCTTCTTGACCTTGTCAGGTGGACCATTCCATAAGGTGTGGGGGCCACAAAAGAGAATAAATGCttacaggcagttgttgattttgcccatttgcaaaaagctctgctcagatgagcaaagctgtcatggtgATGCATAGGGGCAGTGGTTTTCTCGcagatagagttggaagggaccaccagggtcatctagtccaacccgctgcacaatgcaggaaactcacaaataccttcccctaaattcacaggatcttcattgctgtcagatggtcatctagcctctgtttaaaaacctccaaggaaggagaccccaccacctcccgaggaagcctgttccactgagaaatcgccctaacggtcaggaagttcttcctaatgttgagatggaaactcttttgatttaatttcaacccattggttctggtcctaccctctggggccacagaaaacaattccacaccctcctctatatgacaaaccttgaagtacttgaagatggtgatcatatcacctctcaactgcctcctctccaggctaaacatgcctggAGAGGGGGGCCAAGGCCAATGAAGGGGTTTACAATACCCAGCACCTTTAACTGAGCCTGGCTACTGATGAGCAGTCAATGGAGTGACTGTAGAATGGGAATAATGTGCATGCTCAGCAAAATTCCTGATAATAACTGAGCTATGCCATTCTGCACCAAGTCTCTGATTTGTCTTTAAAAGAAGACCCTTACGTtgagtgcattacagtagcctAGTCTCAATTTTACTGTGGCACAGACAGGAAGCCAGATCAGTGGTGTTATCGTTTGTGCTACACTGAactggaagaaagcattttttttacaACTGCATTAACTTGTTTCTCCAGTAGTAATATTGGATCTGGCATAACCTCTAGGGTCTTAACAGAGGCAGATAGAGTCAACTGAATGCCATCAAAAGTGGGTAGCACACTTTCCTGCAAGATGTCCACCTTCCCCACCAGCATTACATCTTCGTATTTCCAGGATTTGGTTTTCATTTGTTTGTCTGttagccatttaaccacagcagtcTGTCAGCTATTCAGGATCTCTATCACATCACCAGGAAATTTAGTAAGGAAATTTGAACCAGTCCAAAGCACATCCCCTGATACCAACGTCTGCCTCTAAACACATCAGCAAGGTGGCACAGTCCACTGTACCAAAGGCTGCAGATAAATCCAACAGGAGCAATAAAGAGTCATGGCCTTTGTCCACATTCCAGTGGAGGTAATCAATTAAAGCCAATAAGGCTGTTTCTATCCCATAGCCTGGCCTAAAGCTAGACTGAAACAGGTCTAGAGTGGTGAGTTATCCAAGACGACCAGAGTTGGTCTGCTAGTACTGTGTCAATCACTTTGCCTACAAAGAGCAGATTAGAGACCAGACAATAATTGGCCACTTTGTTTTTCTGTaggaatggtttttaaaatagtgCACAGATACTGTCTCTTTGAGTGGCTGAAGGAATGTGCACTGAGTTAGTCTTAATCTGGCTTGTAGGTATAGTCCTTATATGATTTTATCAGtaaggatgggcaagggtccagggCGCTGACCTTTAGAGATCCCAGGATCCTGCCTTAACCCATCAGAGAACCTGGGTCAAAACAGTTTGAAGACAAATTAGGCAGTGTACTtgttaagcatgctttatttctgtaacatgatgggttcttagacaaagagcaggtcaccagctctttACTGCTCCCCCTTTATTTACAGCCATTggacaagtaataaatccatctggcccaaggatttttatgctacagcctggctggtaccactttcaagtcgcctctcccataggttcacacagacatctcttatcttctgctagtGAAGTGTGAGAacgggagatgtttttaatagcccaaattccttagtaatagaagagatagtgtttagcaacctttgaacccgtgactcaagtatgcatctgtattgtaacctttgaagatatcctctatagcaactgtgtaactctgtatacgtcattactcccaaggcttgtgtccttggtacagcttctgagtttctaaaataaaacagctttgatttaaaacaaaagactgcttattgagaaatatcggcgcttgacattttgggagtaatttCACTTGGGGACGTAACCGAATTAGAAACTTTCCACCCAAAtggcggagagagctccagaGAACAGAGAGGCCCCCGAAGACCCGGAACGACCAATTGACGAAGATCAAGGACCCGACGCAGCCCCCAGACAACCTCCGTGGCACGTACTTGACGCCAAGAGGCTGGCCGGGCAAGGGTCTCCGCTGCATATACAGCGGCTGTTCATTACCCCGACAGATTGGGgccccaggaggtccaccagcctaATGGATGAAGCACCCACTCGGAGAGAGACAATCTTGGCAATGCCCCCCTATGCTCAAGGATGGGAGACGACGGTGACCAGGGCACCTTGGAGGCAAGCGGGGGAGATGGTCGGGAAGAGCGATGCCCCAACCCACTCCCAGATGCCTCCtcacctcttgggccatgaatgcattgttggctcgcatttcttctcttaaacctttggccatctctgccatttCTAACCACATCGTTTGGAGGAAGTCCCTTGGGTCTGGGTTctgttcttcctcctcatctgggagcgggggagaaggtgGGCGGAAGCCCCCAGGGTTATTACAGCCACTGGAGACAACAACCAGatcgtgaacatatgaagctgccttatactgaatcagacctttggtccatcaaagtcagtattgtcctctcagactggcagcggctctccagggtctcaagctgaggtttttcacacctatttgcctggacccttttttggagatgccggggattgaacctaagaccttctgcttcccaagcagatgctctaccactgagccaccatccctccccgtggTCGATAGTCTCATTGGATTTTATCGTAGAGCTTCCCCCTTCTCAGGGAAAGACtgtaattcttgtagtagtggacactttttttaaacaagcccacttcactCCATGCTCTCAAATACCCAGGGCTAAAAGACTAGCTCAACTATTCTTCCAACGTGgtgaaattacactcattcctggataagttaattagtg is a window from the Heteronotia binoei isolate CCM8104 ecotype False Entrance Well chromosome 2, APGP_CSIRO_Hbin_v1, whole genome shotgun sequence genome containing:
- the DIPK1A gene encoding divergent protein kinase domain 1A; translated protein: MARRLFPGAWLRKPYYGQVRFSYMRMKYLFFSWLGVFIGSWIIYVQYSSYTELCRGHDCKKIICDKYKTGVIDGSACSSLCTRQTLYFGKCLSTKPNNQMYLGVWGNLQGVIKCQMEEIAHINLRTELEPRKETVLFDKPTRGTTVQKFKEMVYGLFKAKLGEQGNLPDLVNLILSVADGNKDGRVSLPEAKSAWALLQLNEFLLMVILQDKEHTPKLLGFCGDLYVMEKVEYTSLFGISLPWIIELFIPSGFRRNIDQWFTPSWPRKAKIAIGLLEFVEDIFHGPYGNFLMCDTSAKNLGYNDKYDLKMVDMRKIVPEMNLKELIKDRHCESDLDCVYGSDCRTVCDQSKMKCTTEIIQPNLAKVCHLLKDYLLRGAPLEIHEELEKQLYSCIALKVSANQMEMEHSLILNNLKTLLWKKISHTNDS